The following are encoded together in the Geobacter sulfurreducens PCA genome:
- the greA gene encoding transcription elongation factor GreA — MSHTIPMTKESYEALQEELKRLIREERPRVIQDIAEARGHGDLSENAEYDAAKNRQAFIEGRILELQGKLARAYVVDLTGMKPDKVVFGATVTLYDTATEEEVTYKIVGEEEADIKLGKISCTSPVGKALIGHKLDDSVKIKVPSGLKEYEIIDIKYV, encoded by the coding sequence ATGTCTCACACCATACCGATGACCAAGGAAAGCTACGAGGCTCTCCAGGAAGAGCTCAAGCGCCTGATCCGCGAGGAGCGACCCCGAGTGATCCAGGACATCGCCGAGGCCCGGGGCCACGGCGACCTGTCGGAGAACGCCGAGTACGATGCGGCCAAAAACCGCCAGGCCTTCATCGAAGGGCGCATTCTGGAACTCCAGGGTAAGCTTGCCCGGGCCTATGTGGTGGACCTGACGGGGATGAAACCGGACAAGGTGGTGTTCGGCGCCACCGTTACCCTCTACGACACTGCAACCGAAGAAGAGGTCACCTACAAGATCGTCGGCGAAGAAGAGGCCGATATCAAACTCGGCAAGATCTCCTGCACTTCGCCGGTGGGCAAGGCCCTCATCGGCCATAAGCTCGACGACAGCGTCAAGATCAAGGTGCCATCCGGGCTCAAGGAATACGAAATCATCGACATCAAGTACGTCTGA
- a CDS encoding DUF1858 domain-containing protein, whose amino-acid sequence MTQKFTKDMTFAQALQTHPGVAGVLRSYNLGCIGCMGAQNESLEQGANAHGLNVEDILRDLNALA is encoded by the coding sequence ATGACTCAGAAGTTCACGAAAGACATGACTTTTGCTCAAGCCCTTCAGACCCACCCGGGAGTGGCCGGCGTTCTTCGCTCCTACAACCTTGGCTGCATCGGCTGCATGGGGGCTCAGAACGAATCCCTCGAACAAGGTGCAAATGCCCACGGTCTCAATGTGGAAGATATTCTCAGGGATCTGAACGCCCTCGCCTGA
- the carB gene encoding carbamoyl-phosphate synthase large subunit: MPKRTDIKKILIIGAGPIVIGQACEFDYSGTQACKALKEEGFEVVLLNSNPATIMTDPDFADRTYVEPVTPEVLAKIIEKERPDAVLPTLGGQTALNTAVAVAENGTLEKFGVELIGAKLPAIKKAEDRTLFKEAMEKIGLSVPRSGLAHNYSEAMTVVKTVGFPAIIRPSFTLGGTGGGIAYNMEEYEKMAMAGIDASPTDEILVEESVIGWKEYELEVMRDTADNVVIICSIENFDPMGVHTGDSITVAPAQTLTDKEYQILRDAALKIIREIGVDTGGSNIQFGINPRNGRLVVIEMNPRVSRSSALASKATGFPIAKIAAKLAVGYTLDEIRNDITRETPACFEPTIDYVVTKIPRFTFEKFPAADATLTTQMKSVGEVMAIGRTFKESFQKALRSLEIGSAGFESRIFTNGDTRRALAPNEQQQLQDKLRVPNWERLWYLGDAFRCGMSIEEVFQLTAIDPWFLHNIKQIIEKEEELRKVDVTAAAPDDLRAIVREAKQYGFSDRMLGRFWGKSDEEIRQLRLSLGIKPVFKRVDTCAAEFVAYTPYLYSTYEDECEAEVTDRKKIMILGGGPNRIGQGIEFDYCCVHGVFALAEDGYETIMVNCNPETVSTDYDTSDRLYFEPLTYEDVLSIVELEKPEGVIVQFGGQTPLKLAVALEKAGVPIIGTSPDAIDRAEDRERFQEMLHKLNLLQPENGTARSFEEAEEVANRIGYPVVVRPSYVLGGRAMEIVYDVENLRRYMTTAVQASPEHPILIDKFLDKAIEIDVDALCDGTDVVIGGIMEHIEEAGIHSGDSACCLPPHSISQALVEEIRRQTTVMALELNVKGLMNVQYAIKDGTIYILEVNPRASRTAPFVSKATGRPLAKIAARVMAGRSLKDLGVSGDIVPKHMSVKEAVFPFVKFPGVDTLLGPEMKSTGEVMGIGPDFATAFAKAQLGANVRLPRSGKVFISLHDADKKHIVESAKKLYNAGFRLVATRGTAAYLKEKGVEVEVINKVLEGRPHVVDAIKNGEICMVLNTTQGAQAVADSFSIRREALMHNVAYFTTVAGANAAAGGIVAMLEGELDVKPLQEYLG, translated from the coding sequence ATGCCTAAACGTACCGACATCAAAAAGATCCTCATCATCGGCGCCGGCCCCATCGTCATCGGCCAGGCGTGCGAGTTCGACTACTCCGGCACCCAGGCGTGCAAGGCGCTGAAGGAGGAGGGATTCGAGGTGGTGCTGCTCAACAGCAACCCGGCCACCATCATGACCGACCCCGATTTCGCGGACCGGACCTACGTGGAGCCGGTGACCCCGGAGGTGCTGGCCAAGATCATCGAGAAGGAACGTCCCGATGCGGTGCTACCGACCCTTGGCGGTCAGACGGCCCTGAACACCGCCGTGGCCGTGGCCGAGAACGGCACCCTGGAAAAATTCGGCGTGGAACTGATCGGCGCCAAACTTCCGGCCATCAAAAAGGCCGAGGACCGGACCCTCTTCAAGGAGGCCATGGAGAAGATCGGCCTTTCGGTGCCCCGCTCGGGCCTGGCCCACAACTACAGCGAGGCCATGACGGTGGTCAAGACCGTCGGTTTCCCCGCCATCATCCGCCCCTCTTTCACCCTGGGCGGCACCGGCGGCGGCATCGCCTACAACATGGAAGAGTACGAGAAGATGGCCATGGCGGGCATCGACGCCTCTCCCACCGACGAGATCCTGGTGGAGGAGTCGGTCATCGGCTGGAAAGAGTACGAGCTTGAGGTGATGCGCGACACGGCCGACAACGTGGTTATCATCTGCTCCATCGAGAACTTCGATCCCATGGGGGTCCACACGGGCGATTCCATCACCGTTGCCCCGGCCCAGACCCTCACTGACAAGGAGTACCAGATCCTCCGCGACGCGGCCCTCAAGATCATCCGGGAAATCGGCGTCGACACCGGTGGCTCCAACATCCAGTTCGGCATCAACCCCCGCAACGGCCGGTTGGTAGTCATTGAGATGAACCCGCGGGTTTCCCGCTCCTCGGCCCTGGCCTCCAAGGCCACCGGCTTCCCGATCGCCAAGATCGCGGCCAAGCTGGCTGTGGGTTACACTCTGGATGAGATCCGCAACGACATCACCCGCGAGACCCCGGCCTGCTTCGAGCCCACCATCGACTACGTGGTGACCAAGATTCCGCGTTTTACCTTTGAGAAGTTCCCGGCAGCGGATGCGACGTTGACCACCCAGATGAAGTCGGTGGGCGAGGTCATGGCCATCGGTCGAACCTTCAAGGAGTCATTCCAGAAGGCGCTCCGCTCCCTGGAAATCGGCTCGGCCGGCTTTGAGTCGCGCATCTTCACCAACGGCGATACCCGTCGGGCCCTGGCCCCCAATGAGCAGCAGCAGCTCCAGGACAAGCTCCGGGTGCCCAACTGGGAACGGCTCTGGTACCTGGGGGACGCCTTCCGGTGCGGCATGAGCATTGAGGAGGTCTTCCAGCTCACCGCCATTGATCCGTGGTTCCTCCACAATATCAAGCAGATCATTGAGAAAGAGGAGGAGCTGAGAAAGGTTGATGTGACCGCCGCAGCCCCTGACGATCTGCGGGCCATTGTGCGCGAGGCCAAGCAGTATGGCTTCTCCGACCGGATGCTCGGTCGCTTCTGGGGGAAGAGCGATGAGGAGATTCGCCAGTTGCGGCTTTCCCTCGGCATCAAGCCCGTGTTCAAAAGGGTCGATACCTGTGCGGCCGAGTTCGTGGCCTACACCCCGTATCTCTACTCCACCTATGAGGATGAGTGCGAGGCGGAGGTGACCGACCGGAAAAAGATCATGATTCTCGGCGGCGGACCCAACCGGATCGGCCAGGGGATCGAGTTCGACTACTGCTGCGTCCACGGGGTCTTCGCACTGGCTGAGGACGGCTACGAGACTATCATGGTCAACTGCAACCCGGAGACGGTTTCCACCGACTACGACACCTCCGACCGCCTCTACTTCGAACCCCTCACCTATGAGGATGTTCTCTCCATCGTCGAGCTGGAGAAGCCCGAGGGAGTCATCGTCCAGTTCGGCGGCCAGACCCCGCTCAAGCTGGCCGTGGCTCTGGAGAAGGCCGGGGTCCCCATCATCGGCACCTCGCCGGATGCCATCGACCGGGCCGAGGACCGGGAGCGCTTCCAGGAGATGCTCCACAAGTTGAACCTGCTCCAGCCCGAGAACGGCACGGCCCGTTCCTTTGAGGAAGCGGAAGAGGTGGCCAACCGGATCGGTTACCCGGTGGTGGTGCGTCCCTCTTACGTCCTTGGCGGACGGGCCATGGAAATCGTCTATGACGTGGAAAACCTGCGCCGCTACATGACCACCGCGGTCCAGGCATCGCCGGAGCATCCGATCCTCATCGACAAGTTCCTGGACAAGGCCATCGAGATCGATGTGGACGCCCTCTGCGACGGCACCGATGTGGTGATCGGCGGGATCATGGAACACATTGAGGAGGCGGGTATCCACTCGGGGGACTCAGCCTGCTGCCTGCCGCCCCATTCCATCTCCCAGGCCTTGGTGGAGGAGATCAGGCGTCAGACCACCGTCATGGCCCTGGAGCTGAACGTCAAGGGACTCATGAACGTCCAGTACGCCATCAAAGACGGAACCATCTACATTCTGGAGGTTAACCCGCGCGCATCCCGGACCGCCCCCTTCGTATCCAAGGCCACGGGCCGCCCCCTGGCCAAGATCGCCGCCCGGGTCATGGCGGGCAGAAGCCTGAAGGATCTGGGGGTTTCCGGCGACATCGTGCCGAAACACATGTCAGTGAAGGAAGCAGTCTTCCCCTTCGTGAAGTTTCCGGGAGTCGATACCCTGCTCGGGCCGGAGATGAAGTCCACCGGCGAGGTCATGGGGATCGGCCCAGACTTCGCCACCGCCTTTGCCAAGGCTCAGCTCGGCGCCAACGTGAGGCTTCCCCGGTCCGGAAAGGTTTTCATCAGCCTCCACGATGCCGACAAGAAACATATTGTCGAATCAGCGAAAAAACTCTATAATGCCGGTTTTAGACTGGTTGCCACCCGCGGTACCGCAGCCTACCTGAAGGAGAAGGGGGTTGAGGTGGAGGTGATCAATAAAGTGCTCGAAGGTCGCCCTCACGTGGTTGACGCCATCAAGAACGGCGAAATCTGCATGGTGCTCAACACCACCCAGGGAGCCCAGGCCGTGGCCGATTCTTTCTCCATCCGGCGCGAGGCCCTTATGCACAATGTGGCCTACTTCACAACCGTTGCCGGGGCAAACGCGGCCGCAGGTGGAATCGTCGCCATGCTGGAGGGAGAGCTTGACGTGAAACCCCTTCAGGAGTACCTCGGCTGA